One genomic segment of Alicycliphilus denitrificans K601 includes these proteins:
- a CDS encoding RNA polymerase sigma factor — protein MHTPEDLWQAAAHGAAPVDAPAAGRAEDAALVARALGGEARAFEAIMRRHNRLLFRAARGVVHDDAEAQDVVQETYLRAFTRLRDFRGEAALGTWLARICVRAAQDVLRRRTRSVAIDATQAPDQEPQPEHAMPYFAPSDDSPDQALARAQLRALLESAVQSLPPPYRSVFILRAVQEMSVQETAFCLDISEELVRTRYLRSRAMLRDALGARIEACAESAFPFAGARCDQVVHQVLAELRRRGLLA, from the coding sequence ATGCACACACCCGAGGACTTGTGGCAGGCGGCGGCGCACGGCGCCGCCCCCGTGGACGCGCCCGCCGCGGGCCGCGCCGAGGACGCGGCCCTGGTGGCGCGCGCCCTGGGCGGCGAGGCGCGGGCCTTCGAGGCCATCATGCGCCGCCACAACCGGCTGCTGTTCCGCGCCGCGCGCGGCGTGGTGCACGACGACGCCGAGGCGCAGGACGTGGTGCAGGAGACCTACCTGCGCGCCTTCACGCGGCTGCGGGACTTCCGCGGCGAGGCGGCGCTGGGCACCTGGCTGGCGCGCATCTGCGTGCGCGCCGCGCAGGATGTGCTGCGCCGGCGCACGCGCAGCGTGGCCATAGATGCCACGCAGGCGCCCGACCAGGAGCCGCAGCCGGAGCACGCCATGCCCTACTTCGCCCCTTCCGACGATTCGCCCGACCAGGCGCTGGCGCGCGCCCAGCTGCGCGCGCTGCTGGAGTCGGCCGTGCAGAGCCTGCCGCCGCCGTACCGCAGCGTGTTCATCCTGCGCGCGGTGCAGGAGATGAGCGTGCAGGAGACGGCCTTCTGCCTGGACATCAGCGAAGAGCTGGTGCGCACCCGCTACCTGCGCTCGCGCGCCATGCTGCGCGACGCGCTGGGCGCGCGCATCGAGGCCTGCGCCGAAAGCGCCTTCCCGTTCGCCGGCGCGCGCTGCGACCAGGTCGTGCACCAGGTGCTGGCCGAGCTGCGGCGGCGCGGGCTGCTGGCCTGA